In Nicotiana tabacum cultivar K326 chromosome 17, ASM71507v2, whole genome shotgun sequence, one DNA window encodes the following:
- the LOC107759321 gene encoding cullin-1 — MEETEEKTIPLEEGMECVQKGLNKIKVILEGEPESFSSDEYVMLYTTIYNMCTQKAPHDYSQQLYDKYKEAVEDYINTIVLPSLKKKHDEFLLKELEKRWASHKLMVKWLLKFFHYLDKFFIKRAEVPALNEVGLTCFRDLVFQEVKGRVTDAVIALIDLEREGEKIDRALLKNVIDLYIEMAKGKMQYYVNDFEEDMLRDTACHYTRKASSWIIEDSCPEYMLKAEECLQKEKDRASHYLHSSSETKLLEKVQNQLLVVYTNQLLEKEDSGCRALLRDGKIDDLSRMYSLYHKIPKGIELVSEMFKQHVAAEGLVLVQQAADAANNKAENSGGSQEQDFVKKAFELHDKYMVFVKGCFADNSIFHKALKEAFEVFCNKSVAGSSTAELLANYSDNTLKKGGSEELSDDVIEDTLDKVVKLVTYISDKDVFAEFYRKKLSRRLLFDRSANEDHERLILSKLKQQCGGQFTSKMEGMVTDLSLVKENQNHFQEYISNNPAANPGIDTTVTVLTTGFWPSYKSCDLNLPVEMAKGVESFKEFYTKKTKHRKLTWIFSLGQCNLNGKFEQKTIELTLGTYQAAVLLLFNTSDRWSYSDIKTQLNLADDDLVRVLASVSCAKYKILNKEPSSKSVSSTDHFEFNSQFTDKMRRIRIPLPPVDDRKKMVEEVGKDRRYAIDACLVRIMKAKKVLTHQQLILECVEQLSKMFKPDVKAIKKRIEDLITRDYLERDLENTNTYKYIA; from the exons ATGGAGGAGACCGAGGAGAAGACTATCCCATTAGAGGAAGGAATGGAGTGTGTTCAAAAGGGACttaataagataaaagtaatctTAGAAGGAGAGCCGGAGTCATTCAGCTCAGACGAATACGTGATGCTCTACAC AACTATCTATAACATGTGTACACAGAAAGCTCCTCATGATTACTCTCAGCAGCTGTATGATAAGTACAAGGAAGCAGTTGAAGATTACATCAATACTATT GTTTTGCCTTCTCTGAAAAAGAAGCACGATGAATTCTTGTTGAAGGAGCTCGAGAAAAGATGGGCATCTCATAAACTTATGGTCAAGTGGCTTTTAAAGTTCTTCCATTATCTTGACAAGTTTTTTATCAAACGAGCTGAAGTCCCTGCGCTTAATGAAGTTGGTCTGACTTGCTTCCGGGATCTG GTTTTCCAGGAGGTGAAAGGTAGAGTTACAGATGCTGTGATAGCACTG ATTGATCTGGAACGTGAGGGTGAGAAAATCGACAGAGCTTTATTGAAGAATGTAATAGATTTGTATATTGAGATGGCAAAGGGGAAGATGCAGTATTATGTTAATGACTTTGAAGAGGATATGCTTAGAGATACCGCCTGTCATTATACTCGAAAAGCTTCGAGCTGGATTATTGAAGATTCTTGTCCAGAATATATGCTGAAG GCAGAGGAGTGCTTGCAAAAAGAGAAGGATAGAGCTTCTCATTATCTGCACTCTAGCAGTGAGACAAAACTTCTGGAG AAAGTGCAAAATCAGCTATTGGTTGTATATACCAATCAATTGCTTGAGAAGGAGGATTCTGGATGCCGAGCTTTGCTTAGAGATGGGAAG ATTGACGATTTATCTCGAATGTATAGCCTATACCACAAAATTCCTAAAGGAATTGAACTAGTATCAGAGATGTTTAAGCAG CATGTTGCTGCCGAAGGCTTGGTCTTGGTGCAACAGGCTGCAGATGCAGCAAATAACAAG GCTGAAAATTCTGGTGGTTCACAGGAGCAG GACTTTGTTAAGAAGGCATTTGAGCTACATGACAAGTATATGGTGTTTGTGAAAGGCTGTTTTGCCGATAACTCTATCTTTCACAAG GCTCTGAAAGAAGCATTTGAGGTCTTCTGTAACAAAAGTGTTGCCGGTTCTTCAACAGCAGAGCTCCTTGCTAATTATTCTGATAATACTCTTAAGAAAGGTGGGAGCGAAGAACTCAGTGACGATGTTATTGAGGATACATTGGATAAG GTGGTCAAGCTTGTTACATACATCAGTGACAAAGATGTTTTTGCTGAGTTCTACAG GAAGAAGCTTTCTCGCCGACTGCTTTTTGATAGAAGTGCCAATGAAGATCATGAAAGGCTTATCTTatcaaagctaaagcaacaaTGTGGTGGACAATTTACATCCAAAATGGAGGGAATG GTGACAGACTTGTCATTGGTGAAGGAAAATCAGAACCATTTTCAGGAATATATCAGCAACAACCCTGCAGCGAATCCTGGAATCGATACGACTGTCACTGTTCTTACAACTGGATTCTGGCCTAGTTATAAATCTTGTGATCTGAATCTTCCTGTGGAAATG GCAAAAGGCGTGGAATCATTCAAGGAATTTTACACGAAAAAAACGAAACACAGGAAATTGACATGGATATTTTCGTTGGGACAATGTAACCTTAACGGAAAGTTTGAGCAGAAAACTATTGAACTAACATTGGGAACTTATCAG GCTGCTGTGCTATTACTGTTTAATACTTCTGATAGATGGAGTTACTCAGACATCAAGACTCAGTTAAACTTGGCCGACGATGACCTGGTCAGAGTGCTGGCGTCCGTGTCATGTGCCAAGTATAAAATTCTTAACAAGGAGCCGAGCAGCAAAAGCGTTTCATCAACTGATCATTTTGAGTTCAACTCCCAGTTCACTGACAAAATGAGGAGGATTCGG ATCCCTTTGCCTCCTGTGGATGATAGGAAAAAAATGGTTGAGGAAGTCGGAAAGGACAGACGTTATGCAATCGATGCATGTCTTGTGCGTATAATGAAAGCCAAAAAAGTTCTAACTCATCAACAGCTAATTTTGGAGTGTGTTGAGCAGTTGAGCAAAATGTTTAAG CCTGATGTCAAAGCAATCAAAAAGCGGATTGAAGATCTTATTACGCGAGACTACTTGGAACGAGACCTGGAGAACACGAACACGTACAAGTACATTGCCTAA
- the LOC107759320 gene encoding uncharacterized protein LOC107759320 isoform X2, giving the protein MYLTRGRAKVCIHPVLPILLWDHTGCSVSLVDDSGVHMHKDSIRAIRYGAEGKLFVSAGDDKLVKIWLTDSWRCISSVSSEKRVSAVAVSNDGRFVSFADKFGVIYAVEIEAFHENQSLPNNKAVPILAHYCSIITSLEFSPDGRYIISADRDFKIRVSVFPEKPSDGAHEIQSFCLGHTEFVSCFAFICSKDSQQRYLLSGGGDSTVRLWDFTCGSLLDTCHIGPETGLSQLKGVDDSLLAVTDLCATRGGSLIAVAIQSLAGVMLLSCNLSARSLHFARVVPIPGETFIPTSIAAAYSSNQLWMVMGASTLRASDSAPLARVKVVDGFCESNQDSAEHETRVLEDKDIRGGEQLLQKLQGSSSIEKDALATAAESVKTAMCNLLIKKQYPSENREFRKRGRNDKKVNEKK; this is encoded by the exons ATGTACCTCACACGAGGTAGGGCTAAGGTTTGCATACACCCCGTCCTCCCTATACTCCTGTGGGATCACACtg GTTGTTCGGTTTCATTGGTGGATGATTCAGGGGTGCATATGCATAAGGATTCAATAAGAGCAATTCGGTATGGTGCTGAAGGCAAGCTCTTTGTATCTGCTGGAGATGACAAACTTGTTAAGATTTGGTTGACTGATTCTTGGCGCTGTATAAGTTCGGT GTCATCCGAGAAGAGAGTTAGTGCTGTTGCCGTTAGTAATGATGGTCGTTTTGTATCTTTCGCGGATAAATTTGGTGTAATATATGCAGTTGAAATAGAAGCTTTTCATGAAAATCAAAGCTTGCCCAATAATAAGGCAGTCCCAATTCTTGCCCACTACTGCAGCATCATTACTAGCctg GAGTTTTCACCTGACGGACGATACATTATTAGTGCAGATCGGGACTTCAAAATCCGA GTCTCTGTGTTCCCGGAAAAGCCATCGGATGGAGCTCATGAGATTCAGAGCTTTTGTCTTGGCCATACCGA GTTCGTTTCCTGCTTTGCCTTCATTTGCAGCAAGGATTCCCAGCAGCGGTATTTACTTTCTGGAGGTGGTGATTCAACT gtaCGCCTATGGGACTTCACTTGTGGTTCTCTTCTTGATACCTGTCATATTGGGCCGGAG ACAGGACTCTCCCAGTTAAAAGGAGTAGATGACAGCTTGCTGGCTGTCACCGATCTCTGTGCCACTCGTGGTGGATCATTAATTGCAGTGGCCATTCAGAG CTTGGCAGGAGTGATGCTTTTGAGTTGCAACCTTTCAGCTAGATCTCTCCATTTTGCAAGG GTGGTTCCAATTCCTGGGGAGACTTTTATTCCCACAAGCATAGCAGCTGCCTACTCGTCGAATCAATTATGGATGGTCATGGGTGCTTCGACTCTACGTGCTTCCGATTCAGCACCTTTGGCTCGTGTGAAGGTTGTCGATGGTTTCTGTGAGAGCAACCAGGACTCTGCTGAGCACGAGACGCGTGTCTTAGAAGATAAAGATATACGAGGTGGTGAACAACTCCTTCAAAAGTTGCAGGGCAGTTCGTCGATTGAGAAAGATGCATTAGCGACAGCTGCAGAATCAGTGAAAACTGCTATGTGTAATCTATTAATCAAGAAGCAGTACCCTTCGGAAAATCGAGAGTTTAGAAAAAGAGGGAGGAACGACAAGAAAGTAAATGAGAAAAAATGA
- the LOC107759320 gene encoding uncharacterized protein LOC107759320 isoform X1, translating into MEETNMDDCEQNRESEVAPALIAVHPTHQSVAVAVGSNLRVFNLQEGCSVSLVDDSGVHMHKDSIRAIRYGAEGKLFVSAGDDKLVKIWLTDSWRCISSVSSEKRVSAVAVSNDGRFVSFADKFGVIYAVEIEAFHENQSLPNNKAVPILAHYCSIITSLEFSPDGRYIISADRDFKIRVSVFPEKPSDGAHEIQSFCLGHTEFVSCFAFICSKDSQQRYLLSGGGDSTVRLWDFTCGSLLDTCHIGPETGLSQLKGVDDSLLAVTDLCATRGGSLIAVAIQSLAGVMLLSCNLSARSLHFARVVPIPGETFIPTSIAAAYSSNQLWMVMGASTLRASDSAPLARVKVVDGFCESNQDSAEHETRVLEDKDIRGGEQLLQKLQGSSSIEKDALATAAESVKTAMCNLLIKKQYPSENREFRKRGRNDKKVNEKK; encoded by the exons atggaggaaaCCAACATGGATGATTGTGAACAGAACCGTGAATCCGAGGTTGCTCCAGCTTTAATTGCAGTTCACCCAACTCATCAATCCGTTGCTGTCGCCGTCGGTTCAAATCTCCGTGTCTTTAATCTTCA AGAAGGTTGTTCGGTTTCATTGGTGGATGATTCAGGGGTGCATATGCATAAGGATTCAATAAGAGCAATTCGGTATGGTGCTGAAGGCAAGCTCTTTGTATCTGCTGGAGATGACAAACTTGTTAAGATTTGGTTGACTGATTCTTGGCGCTGTATAAGTTCGGT GTCATCCGAGAAGAGAGTTAGTGCTGTTGCCGTTAGTAATGATGGTCGTTTTGTATCTTTCGCGGATAAATTTGGTGTAATATATGCAGTTGAAATAGAAGCTTTTCATGAAAATCAAAGCTTGCCCAATAATAAGGCAGTCCCAATTCTTGCCCACTACTGCAGCATCATTACTAGCctg GAGTTTTCACCTGACGGACGATACATTATTAGTGCAGATCGGGACTTCAAAATCCGA GTCTCTGTGTTCCCGGAAAAGCCATCGGATGGAGCTCATGAGATTCAGAGCTTTTGTCTTGGCCATACCGA GTTCGTTTCCTGCTTTGCCTTCATTTGCAGCAAGGATTCCCAGCAGCGGTATTTACTTTCTGGAGGTGGTGATTCAACT gtaCGCCTATGGGACTTCACTTGTGGTTCTCTTCTTGATACCTGTCATATTGGGCCGGAG ACAGGACTCTCCCAGTTAAAAGGAGTAGATGACAGCTTGCTGGCTGTCACCGATCTCTGTGCCACTCGTGGTGGATCATTAATTGCAGTGGCCATTCAGAG CTTGGCAGGAGTGATGCTTTTGAGTTGCAACCTTTCAGCTAGATCTCTCCATTTTGCAAGG GTGGTTCCAATTCCTGGGGAGACTTTTATTCCCACAAGCATAGCAGCTGCCTACTCGTCGAATCAATTATGGATGGTCATGGGTGCTTCGACTCTACGTGCTTCCGATTCAGCACCTTTGGCTCGTGTGAAGGTTGTCGATGGTTTCTGTGAGAGCAACCAGGACTCTGCTGAGCACGAGACGCGTGTCTTAGAAGATAAAGATATACGAGGTGGTGAACAACTCCTTCAAAAGTTGCAGGGCAGTTCGTCGATTGAGAAAGATGCATTAGCGACAGCTGCAGAATCAGTGAAAACTGCTATGTGTAATCTATTAATCAAGAAGCAGTACCCTTCGGAAAATCGAGAGTTTAGAAAAAGAGGGAGGAACGACAAGAAAGTAAATGAGAAAAAATGA
- the LOC107759320 gene encoding uncharacterized protein LOC107759320 isoform X3 → MHKDSIRAIRYGAEGKLFVSAGDDKLVKIWLTDSWRCISSVSSEKRVSAVAVSNDGRFVSFADKFGVIYAVEIEAFHENQSLPNNKAVPILAHYCSIITSLEFSPDGRYIISADRDFKIRVSVFPEKPSDGAHEIQSFCLGHTEFVSCFAFICSKDSQQRYLLSGGGDSTVRLWDFTCGSLLDTCHIGPETGLSQLKGVDDSLLAVTDLCATRGGSLIAVAIQSLAGVMLLSCNLSARSLHFARVVPIPGETFIPTSIAAAYSSNQLWMVMGASTLRASDSAPLARVKVVDGFCESNQDSAEHETRVLEDKDIRGGEQLLQKLQGSSSIEKDALATAAESVKTAMCNLLIKKQYPSENREFRKRGRNDKKVNEKK, encoded by the exons ATGCATAAGGATTCAATAAGAGCAATTCGGTATGGTGCTGAAGGCAAGCTCTTTGTATCTGCTGGAGATGACAAACTTGTTAAGATTTGGTTGACTGATTCTTGGCGCTGTATAAGTTCGGT GTCATCCGAGAAGAGAGTTAGTGCTGTTGCCGTTAGTAATGATGGTCGTTTTGTATCTTTCGCGGATAAATTTGGTGTAATATATGCAGTTGAAATAGAAGCTTTTCATGAAAATCAAAGCTTGCCCAATAATAAGGCAGTCCCAATTCTTGCCCACTACTGCAGCATCATTACTAGCctg GAGTTTTCACCTGACGGACGATACATTATTAGTGCAGATCGGGACTTCAAAATCCGA GTCTCTGTGTTCCCGGAAAAGCCATCGGATGGAGCTCATGAGATTCAGAGCTTTTGTCTTGGCCATACCGA GTTCGTTTCCTGCTTTGCCTTCATTTGCAGCAAGGATTCCCAGCAGCGGTATTTACTTTCTGGAGGTGGTGATTCAACT gtaCGCCTATGGGACTTCACTTGTGGTTCTCTTCTTGATACCTGTCATATTGGGCCGGAG ACAGGACTCTCCCAGTTAAAAGGAGTAGATGACAGCTTGCTGGCTGTCACCGATCTCTGTGCCACTCGTGGTGGATCATTAATTGCAGTGGCCATTCAGAG CTTGGCAGGAGTGATGCTTTTGAGTTGCAACCTTTCAGCTAGATCTCTCCATTTTGCAAGG GTGGTTCCAATTCCTGGGGAGACTTTTATTCCCACAAGCATAGCAGCTGCCTACTCGTCGAATCAATTATGGATGGTCATGGGTGCTTCGACTCTACGTGCTTCCGATTCAGCACCTTTGGCTCGTGTGAAGGTTGTCGATGGTTTCTGTGAGAGCAACCAGGACTCTGCTGAGCACGAGACGCGTGTCTTAGAAGATAAAGATATACGAGGTGGTGAACAACTCCTTCAAAAGTTGCAGGGCAGTTCGTCGATTGAGAAAGATGCATTAGCGACAGCTGCAGAATCAGTGAAAACTGCTATGTGTAATCTATTAATCAAGAAGCAGTACCCTTCGGAAAATCGAGAGTTTAGAAAAAGAGGGAGGAACGACAAGAAAGTAAATGAGAAAAAATGA